A DNA window from Candidatus Hydrogenedentota bacterium contains the following coding sequences:
- the thiH gene encoding 2-iminoacetate synthase ThiH, with protein MSFLTELEAWPAERVRACIEAATVDDVDRAIAREERTPHDLCALLSTAALERLEPMAQEAHRLTRRHFGRVIKMYVPIYISNVCGADCTYCGYAVRSGNKEKRLTLTEAETRRECEVLAAQGFQSLLLLTGEARQAVPPGQIADAVSIAHEYFPSVSIEVYSLSEDDYRLMVDRGLEGVTLYMETYDKATYEKVHLKGEKMDYLFRLDALDRAGRAGARRLGVGALLGLFDSHIDAFWTAMHARYLQRTCWQSEVSISFPRLQHTPERFSIPRLVSNQDLVQLMLASRLFLPEAGITISTRERPPFRDRLIPLGVTMMSAGSSTRPGGYATHGEDTLEQFEVEDTRTPAEVAAAIRSFGYEPVWKDYDYGFAGVAGTGSIS; from the coding sequence ATGTCCTTCTTGACGGAATTGGAAGCCTGGCCCGCTGAACGGGTCCGGGCATGCATCGAGGCGGCGACAGTCGATGATGTCGACCGCGCCATCGCGCGCGAAGAACGCACGCCTCATGACCTGTGCGCGCTCTTGTCCACGGCGGCGCTGGAACGTCTCGAACCGATGGCGCAGGAAGCGCATCGCCTGACGCGGCGGCACTTCGGGCGCGTCATCAAAATGTATGTGCCCATCTACATTTCCAATGTGTGCGGCGCGGATTGTACGTATTGCGGCTACGCCGTGCGATCGGGCAACAAGGAGAAGCGCCTGACGCTCACCGAAGCCGAAACCCGCCGCGAGTGCGAGGTGTTGGCCGCGCAAGGATTCCAAAGCCTGTTGCTGCTGACCGGCGAGGCGCGGCAGGCCGTGCCGCCCGGTCAGATCGCCGACGCGGTGAGCATTGCGCACGAGTATTTCCCGTCCGTCTCCATCGAGGTCTATTCGCTTAGCGAAGACGACTATCGGCTAATGGTGGATCGCGGACTCGAAGGCGTCACGCTGTATATGGAGACCTACGACAAGGCCACCTACGAGAAGGTCCATTTGAAGGGCGAGAAGATGGACTACCTCTTCCGGCTCGACGCGCTCGACCGCGCGGGTCGCGCGGGCGCGCGGCGATTGGGTGTCGGCGCGCTGCTTGGCCTGTTCGACTCGCACATCGATGCGTTCTGGACGGCGATGCACGCGCGCTACCTCCAACGAACATGCTGGCAAAGCGAAGTCAGCATTTCGTTCCCGAGGCTTCAACACACGCCCGAGCGGTTCAGCATTCCGCGCCTTGTCAGCAATCAGGATCTGGTTCAATTGATGCTGGCGTCGCGCCTCTTTCTGCCGGAGGCGGGAATCACCATTTCGACGCGCGAACGGCCTCCGTTCCGCGATCGGTTGATTCCGCTCGGCGTAACCATGATGAGCGCGGGCAGTTCGACACGGCCCGGCGGTTACGCCACGCACGGCGAAGACACGCTCGAACAGTTTGAAGTGGAAGACACGCGTACGCCCGCGGAGGTTGCGGCGGCCATTCGATCCTTCGGGTATGAACCGGTGTGGAAAGATTACGACTACGGGTTTGCGGGAGTAGCCGGAACGGGAAGTATCTCGTAG
- a CDS encoding class I SAM-dependent methyltransferase gives MGALYDTPVYYELAFSYRDIEEEVDVMEEVIRRHSRRPVGRVLEVCCGHAPHMPAWLRRGYEYAGIDLSPSMVAYAESRAGQTGGKAEVLRADMTSFSLPRAVDFAYLPLSSLYVKNSDEMDSHFNAMAEALRPGGVYLLEWCVNFDPFVDIVDTWEIDRESVHIDASYYMRWVDRVEQCVEETIHLCVAHDGKEFELEQKAQRRLVFPQEFLAFIRAHHAFEFVGWWNDWNLNLPVEGSEPAHRPITVIRRV, from the coding sequence GTGGGTGCGCTCTACGATACGCCGGTCTACTACGAATTGGCCTTCTCGTATCGCGACATCGAGGAAGAAGTCGATGTGATGGAGGAGGTCATTCGCCGCCATTCGCGCCGTCCCGTGGGGCGTGTGCTCGAGGTGTGCTGCGGTCACGCGCCGCACATGCCCGCATGGCTGCGGCGGGGATACGAATACGCAGGGATAGACCTTAGCCCGTCCATGGTCGCGTATGCCGAATCGCGCGCCGGGCAAACGGGCGGCAAGGCTGAAGTCCTTCGCGCCGACATGACGTCCTTCTCGTTGCCGCGCGCGGTGGATTTCGCATACCTGCCGTTGTCGTCGCTCTATGTGAAGAACAGCGATGAAATGGACTCGCACTTCAATGCAATGGCCGAAGCGTTGCGACCCGGCGGTGTGTATCTGCTCGAATGGTGCGTCAATTTCGATCCCTTTGTTGACATCGTCGACACGTGGGAAATCGACCGCGAAAGTGTGCACATCGACGCCAGCTACTACATGCGTTGGGTGGACCGCGTCGAGCAGTGTGTGGAAGAAACGATCCACCTGTGCGTGGCTCATGACGGCAAGGAGTTCGAGTTGGAGCAGAAAGCGCAACGGCGCTTGGTGTTTCCGCAAGAGTTTCTCGCGTTCATTCGCGCCCACCATGCATTCGAATTTGTGGGATGGTGGAACGACTGGAATCTCAATCTTCCCGTGGAAGGTTCTGAGCCCGCGCACCGGCCGATTACGGTGATTCGCAGGGTATAG
- a CDS encoding thiazole synthase: MTQQTDIPADPLIIAGRTFRSRLMVGTGKFPSSLALKQALAGCDAEIVTVALRRADLNNPGGDSILSVLDPKRHLLLPNTSGARNADEAVRLAKLARAAGCEPWVKLELTPEPRYLLPDPIETLRAAEMLLKEGFIVLPYIQADPILAKRLEELGTATVMPLGAPIGSNRGLKTRDMIRIIIEQANVPVVVDAGLGAPSHAAEAMELGADAVLVNTALADATDHEAMGRAFAMATEAGRMAYRAGLGPERVTAEASSPLTGFLSKA; encoded by the coding sequence ATGACGCAACAGACCGATATCCCCGCGGACCCGCTGATTATCGCGGGCCGCACGTTCCGTTCGCGGCTCATGGTGGGCACGGGCAAGTTCCCGTCCAGCCTTGCGCTGAAACAGGCCCTCGCGGGTTGCGATGCCGAGATCGTCACCGTGGCGTTGCGGCGCGCGGACCTCAACAATCCCGGCGGCGACAGCATCCTCTCCGTGCTCGATCCCAAACGGCATCTGCTGTTGCCCAATACGTCGGGCGCGCGCAATGCCGACGAAGCCGTGCGGCTTGCGAAGCTCGCGCGCGCGGCGGGCTGCGAGCCGTGGGTGAAACTGGAGTTGACGCCCGAGCCGCGTTACCTGTTGCCCGATCCCATCGAGACGCTGCGCGCGGCGGAGATGTTGCTCAAAGAAGGCTTCATCGTGTTGCCGTATATCCAGGCCGATCCGATTCTCGCGAAACGCTTGGAAGAACTGGGCACGGCGACGGTGATGCCGCTTGGCGCGCCCATCGGCAGCAATCGCGGACTCAAAACGCGCGACATGATTCGCATCATCATTGAACAGGCCAACGTGCCGGTGGTCGTGGATGCCGGACTCGGCGCGCCGTCGCACGCGGCGGAGGCCATGGAATTGGGCGCGGACGCCGTGCTGGTGAATACGGCGTTGGCCGACGCGACCGATCACGAGGCGATGGGCCGCGCATTTGCCATGGCCACGGAAGCGGGCCGTATGGCGTACCGCGCGGGACTGGGTCCCGAGCGCGTTACCGCGGAGGCCTCGTCTCCGCTCACCGGTTTCTTGAGCAAAGCATAA
- the thiE gene encoding thiamine phosphate synthase — protein sequence MTHAERMTRFDESDLYVVITEQFCAGRSSLAVLEDVLRAGVTLVQLREKEMDDGPLFERALVFRKATREAGALLIIDDRLDVALAVEADGVHLGQTDLPIAAGRRIAPDLIIGGSTHSLDEALAAQSDGASYVNIGPIFATQTKQVATGVVGPAMIDAIVPSLTIPWTTMGGIKLHNIHEVLQRGARHAAVVTAVTAAPDVYEAAMELRDAMLAARR from the coding sequence ATGACCCATGCGGAGCGCATGACGCGATTCGACGAATCGGACCTGTACGTTGTCATCACGGAGCAGTTCTGCGCCGGACGTTCCTCGCTTGCCGTGCTTGAGGATGTGCTGCGCGCGGGCGTGACGCTCGTGCAATTGCGCGAGAAGGAAATGGACGACGGCCCGTTGTTCGAACGTGCGCTCGTGTTCCGCAAGGCCACGCGGGAAGCAGGCGCGCTGCTCATCATCGACGACCGGCTGGATGTCGCGCTGGCGGTTGAAGCCGATGGCGTGCACCTGGGCCAGACCGATCTGCCCATCGCCGCAGGGCGGCGCATCGCGCCGGACCTCATTATCGGCGGCTCGACGCATTCGCTCGACGAAGCGCTCGCCGCGCAATCGGACGGCGCAAGCTATGTAAACATCGGGCCGATCTTCGCGACGCAAACGAAGCAGGTCGCGACAGGCGTGGTCGGGCCCGCGATGATCGACGCGATTGTCCCCAGCCTCACCATCCCGTGGACCACGATGGGCGGTATCAAGCTGCATAACATTCACGAAGTGCTGCAGCGCGGCGCGCGTCACGCCGCCGTGGTCACGGCAGTCACCGCCGCGCCCGACGTGTACGAAGCGGCCATGGAATTGCGCGATGCCATGCTCGCGGCGCGGCGCTAA
- the thiS gene encoding sulfur carrier protein ThiS, protein MRITLNGESRDIADGMTVQKLLDSLSFTADATVVERNLDILDRSVYATTSLSDGDTVELVRFVGGG, encoded by the coding sequence ATGCGAATCACCTTGAACGGCGAATCACGCGACATTGCCGACGGCATGACCGTACAGAAGCTGCTCGATAGCCTGAGCTTTACCGCAGACGCAACGGTAGTCGAGCGCAACTTGGACATTCTCGACCGCTCGGTTTATGCGACCACTTCATTGAGCGACGGCGACACGGTCGAACTGGTCCGCTTCGTGGGTGGCGGCTGA